One genomic segment of Brachionichthys hirsutus isolate HB-005 chromosome 13, CSIRO-AGI_Bhir_v1, whole genome shotgun sequence includes these proteins:
- the ndufv1 gene encoding NADH dehydrogenase [ubiquinone] flavoprotein 1, mitochondrial gives MLSLSRAVVSGVARAPAAVSQAGVTAVSRFNSTAQSAPKKTTFGPLADEDRIFTNLYGRHDWRLKGALKRGDWYKTKEVLLKGVDWILNEIKVSGLRGRGGAGFPTGMKWSFMNKPSDGRPKYLVVNADEGEPGTCKDREIMRSDPHKLVEGCLVAGRAMGARAAYIYIRGEFYNESSNLQVAINEAYAAGLIGKNACGSGYDFDVFVMRGAGAYICGEETALIESLEGKQGKPRLKPPFPADVGVFGCPTTVANVETVAVAPTICRRGGSWFLSFGRERNSGTKLFNISGHVNHPCTVEDEMSIPLKDLIERHAGGVRGGWDNLLAVIPGGSSTPLIPKSVCEEVLMDFDGLVQAQTGLGTAAVIVMDKSTDIIKAIARLIEFYKHESCGQCTPCREGVDWMNNMMWRFVRGDAKAAEIDMIWELSKQIEGHTICALGDGAAWPVQGLIRHFRPVMESRISEHQEQKQARA, from the exons ATGCTCTCCCTGTCTCGAGCAGTGGTGAGTGGGGTGGCTCGTGCTCCAGCTGCTGTCAGCCAAGCTGGAGTGACTGCTGTCAGCCGATTTAACAGCACAGCACAG AGTGCTCCtaagaaaacaacatttggaCCTCTTGCAGATGAGGACAGAATTTTCACAAACCTTTATGGCCGCCATGACTGGAG GCTGAAGGGGGCATTGAAACGTGGTGACTGGTATAAAACTAAGGAGGTGCTTTTGAAGGGGGTCGACTGGATCCTCAATGAGATCAAAGTTTCTGGCCTACGTGGGAGAGGCGGTGCTGGTTTCCCGACTGGCATGAAGTGGAGCTTCATGAACAAGCCCAGCGATGGCAG ACCAAAGTATCTGGTGGTGAATGCAGATGAGGGAGAACCTGGTACCTGTAAGGACAGAGAGATTATGAGGAGCGACCCCCACAAGCTGGTGGAGGGCTGTCTGGTCGCTGGGAGGGCGATGGGGGCGCGTGCTGCTTATATCTATATAAGAGGAGAGTTCTACAATGAATCATCCAACCTGCAG GTGGCTATCAATGAGGCTTATGCTGCCGGACTCATTGGAAAGAACGCCTGTGGTTCTGGTTACGATTTTGATGTGTTTGTGATGCGTGGCGCTGGCGCATATATCTGTGGAGAGGAAACTGCTCTTATTGAGTCTCTGGAGGGCAAGCAGGGGAAGCCCCGTCTAAAGCCCCCATTTCCCGCCGATGTGG GTGTGTTTGGTTGCCCAACAACTGTTGCCAATGTGGAGACTGTCGCCGTGGCGCCCACCATCTGTCGCCGTGGAGGCTCGTGGTTCCTGAGCTTTGGCAGAGAGAGAAACTCTGGCACAAAGCTTTTCAACATTTCTGGTCATGTTAACCATCCCTGCACCGTAGAGGACGAGATGTCTATCCCTCTGAAGGACCTGATTGAAAGACACGCAG GTGGAGTGCGCGGTGGCTGGGACAACCTGCTGGCTGTAATCCCCGGTGGCTCCTCAACACCACTTATTCCCAAGAGTGTGTGTGAAGAGGTGCTGATGGACTTTGACGGCCTAGTCCAGGCGCAGACGGGCCTGGGAACGGCCGCCGTCATCGTCATGGACAAATCG ACTGACATCATCAAAGCGATTGCCCGTTTGATTGAATTCTACAAACATGAAAGCTGTGGCCAGTGTACACCCTGCAGAGAAG GAGTGGACTGGATGAATAACATGATGTGGCGCTTCGTGAGAGGCGATGCAAAAGCAGCAGAGATTGACATGATTTGGGAGCTCAGTAAGCAGATTGAGGGACACACTATCTGTGCTTTGGGAGATGGTGCCGCATGGCCAGTCCAG GGGTTGATTAGACACTTCAGGCCTGTGATGGAAAGCCGAATTTCTGAACACCAGGAGCAGAAACAGGCTCGGGCTTAA
- the LOC137903435 gene encoding oocyte zinc finger protein XlCOF22-like, with the protein MEMLKIEQVIVGSEMRAASTEIKSEPAVVPRSYQHESLQCFHCFITFCNPKAKERHMRKNHREEYKLQLTNILFRCYTCDECFSSSEELSQHQATHNRAVKAFSCLYCQKTFFTVNERNIHRRTECREKQCPCKDCGALFPSASRLRSHRTAVHPKYSVAPNDSNTYKCYKCSRAFQSEEELLKHQEEFASDVNCDLEAQEEKRGRKPTYTTQLGVIDSKNIKQEEETEECEKYNSCITVGSPYREPQTELQIPCPEAKCDLVFPSVVSLRAHKREEHGHPSRKAHTQTRKGYFQSDAQPERLSAHMARGNCSLYTCPICGKSFTRESVLKTHQKTHTNREGGEEQR; encoded by the exons ATGGAAATGTTGAAGATAGAGCAAGTCATCGTGGGGAGTGAGATGAGAGCCGCCTCAACGGAAATCAAGTCTGAACCAGCGGTCGTGCCTCGGTCCT ATCAGCATGAGAGCCTGCAGTGTTTTCACTGCTTCATCACCTTCTGTAACCCCAAAGCCAAGGAGAGACACATGAGGAAGAATCATCGGGAAGAGTACAAGCTGCAGCTG ACGAATATTCTGTTCAGGTGTTACACCTGTGACGagtgcttctcctcctccgaggAACTCAGCCAGCACCAGGCCACCCACAACAGAGCGGTGAAGGCCTTCAGCTGCCTTTACTGCCAGAAAACCTTCTTTACAGTCAACGAG CGAAACATACACAGACGAACGGAGTGCAGAGAGAAACAGTGTCCCTGCAAAGACTGCGGTGCCTTGTTTCCCAGCGCTTCCAGACTTCGCAGTCATCGCACTGCGGTGCACCCCAAGTACTCTGTAGCGCCTAATGATTCCAATACTTATAAATGCTATAAATGTAGTCGTGCTTTCCAGTCAGAGGAAGAGCTCCTCAAGCACCAGGAAGAATTTGCAAGTGATGTAAACTGTGACCTCGAGGCGCAGGAGGAAAAACGCGGCCGCAAACCTACGTATACGACTCAGTTGGGGGTGATTGACAGCAAGAACATCAAACAAGAGGAGGAAACCGAGGAATGTGAAAAATACAATAGCTGTATAACAGTCGGAAGCCCCTACCGTGAGCCACAAACGGAGCTCCAGATTCCGTGTCCTGAAGCCAAGTGTGACCTTGTATTTCCTTCTGTTGTCTCCCTGCGGGCACACAAGCGGGAGGAGCACGGACATCCCTCTCGTAaggctcacacacagacacgcaaagGATATTTTCAGAGTGACGCTCAACCTGAGCGGCTCAGTGCTCACATGGCCAGGGGCAATTGCTCTCTATACACCTGCCCCATCTGTGGAAAGAGCTTTACACGAGAGAGCGTCCTAAAGACCCACCAGAAGACCCACACTAACCGAGAGGGGGGAGAAGAACAGAGATGA